One Cucurbita pepo subsp. pepo cultivar mu-cu-16 chromosome LG20, ASM280686v2, whole genome shotgun sequence genomic window carries:
- the LOC111783022 gene encoding splicing factor U2af small subunit B-like, translated as MAEHLASIFGTEKDRVNCPFYFKIGACRHGDRCSRLHTKPSISPTLLLSNMYQRPDMITPGVDAQGNPIDPRKIQDHFEEFYEDLFQELNKYGEIESLNVCDNLADHMVGNVYVQFQEEEQAANALRNLSGRFYAGRPIIVDFSPVTDFREATCRQYEENMCNRGGYCNFMHLKRISRELRHELFASYHRRRSHSRSRSRSPYRHRSYEERHYGRHGHSRRYDERDAYHDSRNRRHRSTSPGHRGSRSRSPRGRKNRSPVREGSEERRAKIEQWNREKEQQENYNNANSDGNENSHEKSYNGDVQYENQTCGYKQQQQQQQKPPEQGYGY; from the exons ATGGCGGAGCATTTGGCTTCCATATTCGGGACGGAGAAGGATAGGGTTAACTGTCCCTTCTACTTCAAGATCGGGGCCTGCCGACATGGTGATAGGTGTTCACGGTTGCATACGAAGCCTAGTATAAGCCCCACGCTTTTGCTTTCTAATATGTATCAGAGACCCGACATGATTACCCCTGGTGTCGACGCGCAGGGGAATCCGATTGACCCTCGCAAGATCCAGGACCATTTTGAG GAGTTCTATGAGGATCTATTTCAGGAACTGAACAAGTATGGGGAGATTGAAAGTTTGAATGTTTGTGACAATCTAGCTGACCATATG GTGGGCAATGTTTATGTTCAATTTCAAGAGGAGGAACAAGCTGCAAATGCTCTTCGGAATCTTAGTGGAAGATTCTATGCTG GACGTCCGATCATTGTTGATTTCTCTCCAGTTACAGACTTTAGAGAAGCTACATGTAGGCAATATGAAGAAAACATGTGTAATCGTGGTGGATATTGCAATTTTATGCATTTGAAGAGGATCAGTCG AGAGCTGAGGCATGAACTGTTTGCAAGTTATCATCGAAGGCGTAGTCACAGTAGGAGCAGAAGCCGCAGCCCCTATAGGCATCGGAGTTATGAGGAACGCCATTATGGTCGGCATGGTCATAGTCGGAGGTATGATGAGAGAGATGCTTATCATGATAGTCGAAATAGGAGGCATAGGAGTACAAGCCCTGGTCATAGAGGAAGCAGAAGTCGTAGCCCACGAGGAAGGAAGAATCGAAGTCCAGTTAGAGAAGGGAGTGAAGAGAGGCGTGCTAAAATTGAGCAGTGGAacagagaaaaagaacaacaagaaaattataataatgctAATTCTGATGGCAACGAAAATAGCCATGAAAAAAGTTACAATGGTGATGTACAGTATGAAAATCAGACCTGTGGCTataagcagcagcagcagcagcagcagaagcCTCCTGAGCAAGGCTATGGTTACTGA